The genomic region ttctttttttttctccgagACACGCGTTCCGTTCCGGGCTAAGAACAATGCCGCGTGCATTCCTCCGCGGCTTGGCACGCGTCGCGTACACCAAAACGCGAAGATGGCGCTGAATGTACCGAGTTATATATAAACGTAGGGGCGAGGAAGAGGCCGAGGGATGGATCCACGGTAggaaaacgaaaaatcgatgcAAATATTTACACCGTCTATTTGGAGAGGCGATGGAACGCGTCAGCTGGGCCGATCTCCTCGGACAGGACGAAACGATTCTCGTAATAACCAACGATTCAACGATCGGGAAAGGGGTGGCAACCCCCGCGACGTCGTTTTCCATCGAGCATCGAACAAGGAACGGTACGAGAGGAGATTGCTCTTTAAAATAGAAATCTAAACATCCGTGGATTAAAAGCGCTCGCAGGGGGAAGATTAAACGCTCGTTTCGTTGGCGCTGCGTAAATTTCGAAGCGGGTAGACGAGCGTGTATTCAGACGGATCGTCGAGGGAGCGTGTCGCGTTCGAGAGCGTAGCGCTGGGTTCGCTCGGAGGTTCCGCTAGAATTGCCAGTCACGTACAATTGCGACTTGCTCGCATTGGTGCATCGAGGGCTTCGGAGGTAAATCCGGTAAATGAAACGGTTACAAACTGACGACGAGGTTTGCTGAAAGGTCTGAATCATTGAAACGTGACTGCGCTTACTGCGCTCATGATTCATCTTCCAGCATTCTCGGTAATCGTAATTGGGTCCAAGTTCTCTTGTTTGATGCCCGCGAACGGTGGGTACATTTTTACGTGGGGAACATAAATTTGGCGTTGGCTGATGGTGAAAGGTTGACGAGGACAAGGGAAACCTTTCGCGTGAGTGGAACTTCTTTTCCCGGGCTCGCTCCCTCCGGGATCGCTCCTGGTGGCCTAACTAACGTGGACCGCAAACAACTCGTGACTATTTTTGGGGACCACTATGAAGTTTCGAGAGAACGAACCGGCGAAGACTATGTAGAAAGAAGCCGTATCGATGGAACTGCGTCGGGTCGGGAATATATTCGACCAGAAGTTGTTGTAATATTCTAGCAATGCAATGCTAACTCGCGCTTCGACGGAAATGGATCGGACAATCGCGTGATTTTTGCGGACTTTTTCTGCTGAAATTTTCGGTCGAAATTCGCGAAATGAAATCAACCTTGAGCGCAGCTCGTTAAGTAGCGTAGAAATAGCGCAACCTTACTCGTTTTGTTACAACAAATACAAATAAATGTTGATATCTATGTACTATTCTACTGGCTGTTTGGCAGTTCGTTGGCGAACGAGCATCGCTGCCGGCCAATAATTAAAGGTTCCCGTCAAAACTACCGAACGATTAATTAGGATAGATTCGACATTGGCTGACAATTATCAGGGCGAACGCATTTATCACCCGATGCGTGACATTTTGGGCCGTGTCCACGGATGAAAATTCGATTCGCCGCGATTCAACGGCAATTATGAGTCATCGATTATTACCGACGTAGCCGTTGGAAACGCTGATCTCTGGTATCGGCTGTGATTCATGCACGAGTCCAGAAGATCAGCCTTTAAATTTAGTGAACGATCATCTCGCGGTTCGAAACAGACCGTTACGAGGACGCGTTACGAGGAAAAAAGTACAAAGGATTCGCGTGTGTAGCCGAGACTTGGCAAAAATTCAAGGCGCTTTTTCACTGTAAATAGTGCTTAAACAGACGAACGCGATCCACTGCCAGAGAATGATTCATCCCGTGACAAAGGCAAAAACAAGGTTTCCCGTGTTGGAGCTCGTCCGGATACATAAGTTACATTTTCCGAATGTCGCTCACGGTAATTGCAGCCTCTGTGTTACAATTTTACTGCACCGTAGAGCGGACTCGACACGAATAATCGAAGTACCGGCGTAACCGTGATAGAGATATTGCGCTAGCGATGGTTTAAAGATGTTTGACCAACATCGCAAGGTTTCTCGTGTCTCGTGTTCCACTTAGCCTAACAAACTTCGATCCCATTTCCTTAGGAACGAGAAAGTTCCCTCGCAGCCCACCCTCTCCCTCGAGACTTCTCCTCGAACTTAAATTATTCGCGTACCGTCCTCCCGCGCTACATTCCGACGCACAAGGCCGTCGATCGTCCAAATAGCCGCGAGTCCTCGAAAATACCATGTTCTCGGTCAACGACAAACATTCTATTCCGTCTCTggacaatcgccatttcctcgcTGTCACCTCGACCCGCGTCTCCTATCTAGAATCGAAGTATCATCTATATCGCCAGCGATCCGATCGTCTCGCCTTTTTCGTTGCTCCCGAAATTGTCCGCGAATAAATCATCGAAATTATGCGCGCGTTGCGCCCTAAATTAGCTCCAGCCGCCGCGTGGCAATCAATGGCTGGACGCGCGTCCTCGTCGCCTCGTGTCTCTCGGAGGAACGTTGACTCAACACGTCTGGACGCATACGCGACGAGCCGTTCGAGATTCCACGAATATTACACGACGCGTCGTAAAAGCCGCCAAACACGTCCAACATTTTTCACCCTCCCCCCGGGTCGCACCCCGGGTCCCACCCCTCGTCGCGACCGCCACGTGACCGCGGACTTTCCCTCTCCACCATCTTCGACCGGTTTAGAATAACCCAAAGCTCGCCGGTTCGACCCATTCGTCAGTTCGAAACCGACTCGTACGCGTCTCTCACGTTCCCGTCGCTCTGAAACGGTGAACCTGCCACCCTCTTGTGAACCGACTGGCTAACTGATAATCAACCCGGAACTTTCGCCCCGCGATGGAGGTCGCTAAAGGTGCGTGCAACCGATTCGATCCGACGCACGATCGAAACCACCCCTTCCGTTCTACTTTCTAACTCGATCCTGCCGCGCCGCTAACCCGGGGACTCGACTCGTCCGCTTCGTTTCAATTTCGGCACCCGCCCCTCTGTAACTTTCCACCCCCTGTGTCCCTGTTACACGGAATTTTTTGCAAATTCGTAAAATCAATTTCGAGAGTCGAGTCTCCACGGTTACGTTGCTCGAGGGATGCCATGGCGTCCGTTTCTGTGTGCGCAGCCTGTTACAAGACTAACCTTCCAAGACTGCTTTTAACTTTGTTCAAAGTATTACGTTCGTTAGCAAAGAATTAACAGGAGGATTTATGTCCACCCGTAGTAAACGAAAACGCAGGCAGCCTGGTAGAGCAGTCGTTGAACGTCAGCTCGGAGTCCAAGTCCGTCTCGACGATGAAATCCGTGCAAAGTGTTCAGACCAAGTCCGTGGTCGAGTCGTCGACGTCGATCAAGTCCGTGACCGCGTCGTCGACCAGGTCGCAGCAATCGATGGAGTACGAGGAGACGGTCGAGTACACCGATTAGAGATTCATACGCAATCGTCAGCCGCCAAGTCGTAACCAATAAGCAACATCGCGAACCCTTTCGACGTGGTGCCACGCGCGGTATTTTCGACTCGACTCCGGCGTCGAAGGACTCGGAGGTAGTGGAGAACAAGTATTGAAAGACGCTGATTAGAAACCACCTCGTGTCCGCTTCGCCTCGTCCGCGCCGACAATTCTACGGATTGTCGCGATTCAGTGGAAAATCTGGTTAGCTGAGAGCGAAAGAATCTGTCGACGCGTTCCGCATGTTGATCAGAGAAGGACGCGCGGCCCTGATGGTACCGGAAACACGATTTGCCAAGATGGAGACGGAGCAGGACCAGGGTTGAAGATAGAAACCGCGAAGAGAGACGCGCGGAGTCGAGTCGAACGACCGATCGACGGGTCAAGAGAGCTCACACGATCAGTCTTGGGATGGAATACAGGAATAACCATCGCATGCTGTGTGCACGGTACACGGGTGATAATGAaaataagaagaataagaagagGGAAACGATGGAACGTTTGGCTCTCCTCCAATCGGCGTGGTTCACCGCCAAATAGTGGCTCGCCCCTTCCATTTCCTCCCAGGATCCTCCACAATCTCCTCGAACACTTCCCTTTCGATACCTACACCACTTCGTCATTGTCACGTCTTTATCCTGCACTTCATCGTGAACGTTCGATTATCTTTGTACAATAAAGTTTCTAAGATATTGTTTTCTGGTTTGTTCTATGCTGATCGCTCTCGGCCCCAGTCCCATCCCTCATTTTTATCGCCGCACAATAGCTCCAGATTAAGCGTTAGAAACGTTGGAGAGGTTCCCTTTGTGCCAAGTTTTCTGTCTGTTTCCACGGTCGCAACAGTGGTACGAGACAATGGTACGACGTGGGTGTACATAATAAGCAAAGAACGTTGCGATCCTACGATCGCTATACGTATAAACACGGCGTACCTTATTAAAACTTTATCGACGCTGAAGACTTGTTCCTGCGAATCGTAACGAAAACTAAAAATCGTTTAACTGTCCTACATCGTTCCCCCTCCAATTCTCTCCCGACTTGTTTAAACTCGAAACGAAAGATCGCTCGAAGCTACGGCGATTTCATCGGCCGTCGCGTACTTGACTCTCGCTTCATCCcttaacgaaaaaaaaaagataattcACCCCGCTGGTTTTCAAATCCATTCGCGATCCAATTAACAGGCGTCGAATGAAAATCGTGGAAAAAGGATCGCTGCGACGAGAAGTAGGTTTAACGTGGAGTGTTTTCGTTCGTTTTTTAACGAAATTACGCCCTCTCAAGCATAAAACGGATGTCAAAAACAGAGGGTGAGACGGATCCCTGTTCGCTCCAACTGACGAAGTTGTCGTTGATGTATTCCTCTCGTTAAACAGACTGCTTGTTCACCTGGCGCACATAAATTAACCGGCAGATCGGGAAGAAGAACCGAAGGGAGCATTCATTAAGCGAGGAGCCGGGGACGGAAATTGAGACGGGGGCGGGATATGGAGATTTATAAACGTGATTTCGCAGGCGCAAGAAACAGGCTTAGATAAATCTCGTGTGGGGAAACAATCTCGAAAAAATGACTCGATGGAATTACGAAAGTGTAAGAGAATAAAGGGAGGAATCACGATTTCTCGCAAACTACGAACTTGTACGATAATTAGCAATCGGAACGAATCGCTAGATGGCAATTAGCTGAGATATATAGACGATTAACCGAGCCCAAGGCAGAATTCGTCGACGGCTGGTCGAAATTAAGTGGTAAGTAAGTGGCTGCTGAAAGTTCTACAAGTCGCCAAGTTTCGAGTGCCCTCCCGTTTACGAGCTCCGGTTTCGCGGTAGCCGACAGATAAACCGTGGATGTTCACCTCGCGATGAAAGTTTCCCCCAAGAGCGCGACGCCTGAGGACGCCTCGTGTCGCAACGGCCACCGACGAGAACCGTGGCGAAACGCGCGTTTCATTTTCATTCGACACGATCGCTAAATTATCCGTCGAAAGCGGGAAGTTGGCATATCGGTAGTTGGCAATCGGAAGAATGATATTTAGAAGACTTAAATATAGTTTCACCGTAGCGGGACGTCGAGGCGCGAGCCAGACGTTTCCTCTGCGCTCTCATTTTCGCGGGGAGGAGGCACCAATGCGCGAGGCTTCCCTCAGACGTCAAACAACTTTCACAAGGAACGGTTCCCCTCTTATTTCTTAAAGTAACCGCGATATTTCAGGTAAGCGAACCTATCACGCGGCTCGTATATACACGTACATACTACCTGGCTTCTGTCGACGCGTAGCCTTTATTGGTACAGGGTAGCTCAACATTTATTACGCGTCTCTCACTTTGTAAAAATTCGCTTCCCCTGGCGAACGATCAAAGTCGGTACAAAAATGCCCCTCGTCCCTTAAACATCTTCCGCAGGGGTGAGCAAGTGAATTTTCATCACTGAAACAATCCTTTCCTCTTTTTCAAATCATTTTCTGACTCTCGAATACATTGGAGGGTATAAATTATTTTCTAAATTTATGCTCGCTAACAAGTACGTGCGAACAAATGACTCGGTTAATATTCAAGAGGAGGCGAAAAGACGGGTGCGAACGCGATCGATTTGTCGAGCGTTTTATCGCGACGTAATCGTACCCGGAACGAGGAACGCGATTCTGAAATAAACAGGACCCTCTCACGTTCTCAGTGATTTCTCACGCTTATCGCGGGCCAGGGTGGACATTTCGGCACGGCAGACCGCCGATTGCCATAAATTTTTATCGTGAGAATCAGATCCCTCTCTATGAACCCGAGTACAAACATCGTTTCCATGGATATAAACGATTCTTCTCTGTCGGCGAAGGAAAGATTTGTGGTCCCTCGTAACGGAACTCGAAGGGAATCGAATGAACGAGCGAGAGTTGCGATTCTACGCCCACTACTTTCCCCGTATACATGTTTTATTAAACCACAGGAATGTAGAAAGTAGGGAAAATGGAGAAAATTCGTAAATGCAGAAAACATAGATCGACGCAGCTCGAGATACTGTCCGAGGTTGGCTCAGAGGTATTAGAAGTGCAGTCGAGAGGTCGACGAGCGTGCTCCATTAATTCTGTTCCCGTTGGATCCTCTAATGCCTCTGTTGGCACAAGGATCCCAGGAAAAGCGTAAAAAATGACGAGAATGAAAATCGATGAACGAGTGAAAACGTGGTTAGTTTACCGCGCTGTCGCCATTGAGATCGAAGCGATTGAATTTTATGCCAAAGCGGCTCTAGCGTTTCGATTGCTTTATTTTTTGCACGGTATTTGAAAGAAAATTATACTGGACAATTTTTATCGATCTCCACGAGATCTGTTGCAAGTATTTTGAAACGATCCTCGATTATGAGAAATGATATGACACGCGTCGAATGGATGCTCGAACGATTAAGTTGCACGGTGGATTTTAGAGATCACAATTCGTATGCAAAGGAAGAGAAGTTACAAGAGATGGATTACCTGCTACTGTTGACGGAAGTGTTGCTCCTGCTGCGTctcgaaataatcgaatcacctCGATTAACGACGCCTTTGTGGGTGATGCTGAATGCTCGTAGTCTGTAGAGATCGTCGCCAGCTCTCGGATTGTACGCTTTTTCCGGTAAACTGTGCACTCGCGGCCTGATGTGATCTGGCACTGCAACGCATCGACGAGCGGTTAATTAAAATCAGGTCATCGGTTCAAATGTTACGTACGAACAAATATTGCAGCTTCGATAAAAAATCAAATTTCTTTTTAAGCGGAAAATAAACGAAAGTGAGTCGAGTCGCCGGTAAAAGGCGGAAAGCTCGGCGAGTTTGCATCTTGAATTTTTAATTAACCGTTTTATCAACGTGTTCTTCTCGTTCTCGTGGCTCCAAAGCGCAGAAAGGAACCTCCAATTTACGTTAAACGATGCACCATTATTTTTTTCCTCTCTTACCGTTCAAAGTTCCTAATTGCGAAACGATCCTCGAG from Xylocopa sonorina isolate GNS202 chromosome 2, iyXylSono1_principal, whole genome shotgun sequence harbors:
- the LOC143433060 gene encoding uncharacterized protein LOC143433060; the encoded protein is MAALRLPIAFPFTAAEILGHLECLETLQPGTVMEVAKVNENAGSLVEQSLNVSSESKSVSTMKSVQSVQTKSVVESSTSIKSVTASSTRSQQSMEYEETVEYTD